From Methanomassiliicoccales archaeon LGM-RCC1, one genomic window encodes:
- a CDS encoding MATE family efflux transporter, translating into MSETEARMTKDVEIMLGNPKKAIIAMAVPVMVANFIQSINNVVDTVWLTSIGVEAQAAVNVIFPLFFLMIGFGNGIGVGASQALARRIGSMDRQGANRVAAQALMMTLVMSIVLAVVFILLAEQLIAASGGASNMEACLAYAIPIFIGTPAILIGNMLSGLLRSEGAAKRSMIIHVIGVVFNMILDPIFIFVFGWGISGAAIATSLSMTVPIIIAFFWYFGNQSTFVKIPLKGFKFDLHLDWDILRVGIPASMEIILMSVTAMVMNVIIEGVSPIDGVAIFGNGFKIMDLFFMPTMAIGFSIVPICAAALGAKKASKVKEIYFIALKYGILISIGISLVLVLFNQYLVLPFTYSEATIGLRDQMAFFLLISAIYMPFTPLGYTSVGYFQSMGWGLKSLSITAVLNLIRIPICLALAVSFGTLEMIWWGFVASEMIGSIYGGVFGITSIRKLLRGGYPKLLKKEEFVED; encoded by the coding sequence ATGTCCGAGACCGAAGCTAGGATGACAAAAGATGTGGAGATCATGCTGGGCAATCCCAAGAAGGCCATCATAGCCATGGCTGTGCCTGTTATGGTAGCCAACTTCATCCAGAGCATCAACAATGTCGTGGACACGGTCTGGCTGACATCGATCGGAGTGGAGGCGCAGGCGGCAGTCAACGTCATTTTCCCGCTGTTCTTCCTGATGATCGGCTTCGGAAACGGAATAGGTGTGGGAGCATCACAGGCATTGGCCAGGCGTATCGGATCCATGGATCGCCAGGGAGCCAACAGGGTCGCCGCACAGGCACTTATGATGACTCTTGTCATGAGTATCGTCCTGGCGGTCGTATTCATACTGCTGGCCGAGCAACTGATCGCCGCCAGCGGAGGCGCGTCCAACATGGAGGCTTGCTTGGCCTACGCCATCCCGATCTTCATCGGAACCCCCGCCATCCTGATTGGAAACATGCTCAGCGGTCTGCTCAGATCAGAAGGTGCCGCGAAGCGTTCCATGATCATCCATGTCATCGGGGTCGTCTTCAACATGATCCTCGACCCGATCTTCATCTTCGTCTTTGGATGGGGGATCTCCGGAGCAGCCATCGCAACTTCCCTGTCGATGACCGTTCCGATAATCATCGCATTCTTCTGGTATTTCGGAAACCAGAGCACATTCGTCAAGATCCCTCTGAAGGGATTCAAGTTCGACCTTCATCTCGATTGGGATATCCTCCGTGTCGGAATCCCCGCATCGATGGAGATCATCCTCATGTCCGTCACAGCGATGGTGATGAACGTCATCATCGAAGGTGTATCGCCCATCGACGGTGTGGCCATCTTCGGTAACGGATTCAAGATAATGGACCTGTTCTTCATGCCGACTATGGCGATCGGCTTCTCCATAGTGCCTATCTGCGCAGCAGCCCTGGGTGCCAAGAAGGCCAGCAAGGTGAAGGAGATCTACTTCATAGCTCTGAAGTACGGAATACTCATCAGCATCGGCATCTCATTGGTGCTGGTGCTGTTCAACCAGTACCTGGTCCTGCCGTTCACATATTCTGAGGCCACGATCGGACTGAGGGATCAGATGGCGTTCTTCCTGCTGATAAGCGCGATATACATGCCTTTCACGCCTTTGGGATACACGTCCGTAGGTTACTTCCAGTCCATGGGATGGGGTCTGAAATCACTCTCCATCACAGCGGTGCTGAACCTAATACGCATCCCGATATGCCTAGCATTGGCGGTCTCGTTCGGAACCCTCGAGATGATCTGGTGGGGATTCGTAGCGTCCGAGATGATCGGATCCATCTACGGCGGAGTGTTCGGGATAACCTCCATCAGGAAGCTCCTGAGGGGAGGGTACCCCAAACTCCTGAAGAAAGAGGAATTCGTAGAGGATTGA
- the sfsA gene encoding DNA/RNA nuclease SfsA: protein MRYDRVVEGKFLSRPNRFIAKVEVDGNIETVHVKNTGRCREILVPGCKTILYDSNNPERKTRYDLIAAYKDDMLINIDSQAPNKAFHEFILTSGRFGKDPKVFPEYTHGDSRFDFYIESEGRKIFVEVKGVTLEFDGVCSFPDAPTERGLKHLRGLRQALDERYECYAAFVVQMKPMRYFTPNYATHEEFGKVLEEVHNEGVGILVYDCIVTPDSMVIDAEVPFKFR, encoded by the coding sequence TTGAGATACGATAGGGTTGTAGAGGGCAAGTTCCTTAGCAGACCGAACAGATTCATCGCTAAGGTCGAGGTCGATGGCAACATAGAGACGGTCCATGTGAAGAACACAGGTCGCTGCAGAGAGATTCTCGTCCCCGGCTGCAAAACCATCCTTTATGATTCCAACAATCCCGAAAGGAAGACCAGATATGATCTCATCGCGGCATACAAGGACGATATGCTGATCAATATAGATTCGCAGGCCCCCAACAAAGCTTTCCACGAATTCATCCTCACATCGGGCAGGTTCGGAAAAGATCCCAAGGTCTTTCCCGAGTACACTCACGGCGATTCCCGTTTCGATTTCTATATCGAGAGCGAGGGGAGGAAGATCTTCGTCGAGGTGAAGGGGGTCACATTAGAGTTCGACGGTGTCTGCAGCTTCCCTGACGCACCTACCGAGCGCGGTCTGAAGCATCTAAGGGGCCTCAGACAGGCATTGGACGAGAGATACGAGTGCTACGCAGCCTTCGTGGTGCAGATGAAGCCTATGCGGTACTTCACGCCCAACTATGCGACGCATGAGGAGTTCGGGAAGGTATTGGAAGAGGTCCACAACGAAGGCGTCGGCATATTGGTCTACGACTGCATCGTCACGCCCGATTCGATGGTAATCGATGCCGAGGTCCCGTTCAAATTCAGATGA
- a CDS encoding YdeI/OmpD-associated family protein — MDSKGLIHPEIRPQVESLIAEEYVFPKDILAKIKKDKEAWKNYQSFSEPYKRIRIAYIDSARDRPEEFKKRLNNFIAKTRENKKIGGYGEIDEYY, encoded by the coding sequence ATGGACTCCAAAGGACTGATCCATCCTGAAATCCGTCCCCAGGTGGAATCCCTCATAGCCGAAGAATATGTTTTCCCGAAGGACATACTGGCCAAGATCAAGAAAGATAAGGAGGCCTGGAAGAACTATCAGTCCTTTTCAGAGCCCTACAAGAGGATCAGGATAGCGTACATTGATTCTGCCAGGGACCGTCCGGAGGAATTCAAGAAACGCCTCAATAACTTCATCGCCAAGACCCGTGAGAACAAGAAGATCGGCGGCTACGGCGAGATCGACGAATACTACTGA
- a CDS encoding ATP-binding protein: MEEVWRRQYLDEILKFKDQDVIKIITGIRRCGKSTLLFQYMQMLKDSGVDPDNILYYNMESMRNDRFRDGKALYDEIISKKNTEKIYIIIDEVQFINGWERVVNSLKIDLDCDIYVTGSNAYMLSTEISTLLTGRNVEIGVLPLSYNEFCIINDKESERTRLFDSYLHYGGMPFIRPDYSEEVIFQRLDEIKSDIILKDICSRKERIDSVKVRKVVDYMFSEIGNSISAGNIADSLKISPSTASDYLNIITESLLFYRVERYDLKGKTILKTEAKYYCSDLGMRNTQPLKADRDSGKVLENLVYLELRRRGYRVYVGTIGQLEIDFIALKGEERKYIQVCQTLSNDETKKRELRPFRKIVGEGSRLLITADPISITRTEEATIQNIIDFLEESNRKSMSEDWGLS, translated from the coding sequence ATGGAAGAAGTGTGGAGAAGACAATATCTCGATGAGATCCTTAAATTCAAAGACCAAGATGTGATCAAAATCATAACTGGGATAAGGAGATGCGGGAAATCCACTCTGCTATTCCAATACATGCAGATGCTGAAAGATTCTGGTGTCGATCCTGATAATATCCTATACTACAACATGGAATCGATGAGGAACGATCGCTTCCGTGATGGCAAGGCCCTGTACGATGAAATCATATCAAAAAAGAATACCGAAAAGATTTACATAATAATCGACGAGGTCCAATTCATCAATGGCTGGGAAAGGGTTGTCAACTCTTTGAAGATAGACCTTGACTGCGACATATATGTAACCGGATCAAACGCATATATGCTCTCAACTGAGATCTCCACACTTCTTACCGGTCGCAACGTCGAGATTGGCGTGCTTCCTCTATCGTACAACGAATTCTGTATAATCAACGATAAAGAATCTGAAAGAACAAGGCTGTTCGATTCATATCTGCACTACGGTGGAATGCCATTCATACGTCCAGACTATTCTGAAGAAGTTATTTTTCAAAGATTAGATGAGATAAAATCAGACATCATTTTGAAGGACATATGCAGTAGAAAAGAAAGAATTGATTCCGTCAAAGTCAGGAAGGTCGTCGATTACATGTTCTCTGAGATAGGCAATTCCATATCGGCAGGGAATATCGCAGATTCATTGAAAATCAGCCCTTCTACAGCCAGCGATTACCTCAATATTATAACCGAATCCCTTTTGTTTTACAGGGTAGAAAGATACGATCTGAAGGGCAAGACGATACTCAAGACCGAAGCGAAATACTACTGTTCCGATCTGGGGATGAGGAATACACAACCTCTGAAGGCGGATCGGGATTCTGGAAAGGTACTAGAGAATCTGGTATATCTGGAGCTCAGACGTAGAGGCTATAGAGTTTACGTGGGGACCATAGGTCAATTGGAAATCGATTTCATAGCCCTTAAAGGCGAAGAGAGGAAGTACATCCAAGTATGTCAGACACTTTCGAATGATGAAACAAAGAAAAGGGAACTGAGACCGTTTAGAAAGATCGTCGGAGAAGGTTCTAGATTACTTATTACGGCAGATCCGATATCCATCACAAGAACCGAAGAAGCCACTATCCAGAACATAATTGATTTTCTTGAGGAATCGAATCGAAAATCCATGTCTGAAGATTGGGGGTTGAGCTGA
- a CDS encoding DUF4143 domain-containing protein produces the protein MEGYMPRIIDNELEFYLDSFGAVLLRGPKWCGKTTTASNIAASTIKMQDPKKSKDYIAAAEADVSLILEGEQPRLIDEWQVSPVIWDAVRSNVDEGGKNGQFILTGSRIPSEDSIQHSGAGRIGVLDMYPMSLYESKDSNGKVSLKALFDGDFQNGVKSDLSVKKIAECLCRGGWPANMGLSYRKCAIRIKSYLDLIYESDDVSLRKYAKDPATAKEIIRSYARNVSSMATMKTMVADVVKNDVSISSDRFADYLAALRGVFLIEDVPAWNPQIRSKDAIRAGPKRELIDPSIAAYYLGITPDNFVDDFNTFGLLFESLCIRDLRVYSSSLSGEVLYYHDKYGLEADAVVRLDDGRYGVIEVKLGSKDIDEGAENLCKLESLLEEHEMKLPSFKMVLTGTELAYQRDDGVYVVPIGCLGP, from the coding sequence ATGGAAGGATACATGCCGCGTATCATCGACAATGAGCTCGAATTCTATTTGGATTCATTTGGAGCAGTACTTCTCAGAGGGCCAAAATGGTGTGGAAAAACTACAACAGCATCCAATATTGCAGCCAGTACCATAAAGATGCAGGATCCAAAGAAATCCAAAGACTATATAGCGGCAGCAGAAGCGGATGTATCCTTGATTCTGGAAGGGGAACAGCCCAGGCTCATCGACGAGTGGCAGGTTTCTCCTGTTATTTGGGATGCAGTGCGTAGCAATGTGGATGAAGGCGGAAAAAACGGACAATTTATACTAACCGGTTCCAGAATACCATCAGAAGATAGTATCCAACATAGCGGAGCAGGCAGAATCGGAGTTCTAGATATGTATCCTATGAGCCTGTACGAATCCAAAGACTCGAATGGAAAAGTATCTTTAAAGGCATTGTTTGATGGAGATTTTCAGAACGGAGTCAAATCAGACCTTTCTGTCAAAAAGATCGCTGAATGTCTATGTCGTGGGGGTTGGCCTGCGAATATGGGCTTGAGTTACCGTAAATGCGCAATCAGAATCAAAAGTTATCTCGATCTGATATATGAGAGTGATGACGTCTCTTTAAGAAAATATGCTAAGGATCCCGCTACAGCCAAAGAGATTATAAGATCTTACGCAAGGAATGTCTCCTCTATGGCAACAATGAAAACGATGGTCGCTGATGTGGTCAAGAATGATGTTTCTATCTCTTCGGACAGATTCGCCGACTATCTGGCTGCATTGAGAGGAGTCTTCCTCATAGAGGATGTTCCCGCGTGGAATCCGCAGATCAGATCGAAGGATGCAATAAGGGCGGGTCCTAAAAGGGAATTGATCGATCCATCCATCGCTGCATATTACCTGGGGATAACTCCTGATAACTTTGTAGATGATTTCAATACATTCGGTTTACTATTCGAATCGTTATGCATAAGAGACCTCAGAGTCTACTCTTCCAGTTTATCGGGTGAGGTGCTCTATTATCATGATAAATATGGGTTGGAGGCAGACGCCGTCGTCAGGTTAGATGATGGAAGATACGGAGTCATCGAAGTGAAGCTTGGAAGTAAGGATATCGATGAAGGTGCAGAGAATCTATGTAAGTTGGAATCATTGTTGGAGGAACATGAGATGAAACTGCCAAGTTTCAAAATGGTCCTGACAGGAACTGAATTGGCTTATCAAAGGGACGATGGTGTTTACGTAGTCCCTATCGGATGTCTTGGACCATAA
- a CDS encoding Na+-dependent transporter encodes MSMVFDIKVWIIIGIALGLVLGFDHPDAPTMLMITLMIQMTLALQGLKFDFSDMKENRKGVLFCLLLCFGFNTAITLLTGLLFIDDAALWYGWVMLSAVPCAISVMTMTFYMKGDMKLGMLGFSVIYVCALALTPFITHMLMGEAASWLKILEYVLLFVVIPVVVDIPLNRITIPPKVKVMVMNVVIMVMVFISVGFRRDYIIENPDIALWLLLANLARIFIPSLAMIFILKKMRFDRDKGVVYVALSTWRNSGLAATLCIMMFSVSYPNALLPAVLSLMVENLWFVIMQGSFDRLWPAPKTEKN; translated from the coding sequence ATGAGCATGGTATTCGACATCAAGGTATGGATCATCATAGGGATTGCCCTGGGGCTGGTCCTCGGATTCGACCATCCAGATGCGCCCACCATGCTCATGATCACACTTATGATCCAGATGACACTGGCCCTCCAGGGGCTGAAGTTCGACTTCTCGGATATGAAGGAAAACAGGAAAGGGGTGCTTTTCTGCCTCCTTCTATGCTTCGGATTCAACACGGCGATCACCCTCCTCACTGGACTGCTCTTCATAGACGATGCCGCACTGTGGTACGGTTGGGTGATGCTTTCTGCCGTTCCCTGCGCAATTTCCGTCATGACCATGACCTTCTACATGAAGGGCGACATGAAGCTGGGCATGCTCGGATTCTCCGTGATCTACGTGTGCGCTCTAGCGCTCACACCGTTCATCACCCATATGCTCATGGGGGAAGCTGCCAGTTGGCTGAAGATACTGGAGTATGTCCTGCTGTTCGTCGTAATCCCCGTTGTCGTTGATATTCCTCTAAACAGGATAACTATCCCCCCGAAGGTCAAGGTGATGGTTATGAACGTCGTCATCATGGTCATGGTCTTCATCAGTGTCGGCTTCAGAAGGGACTACATCATCGAGAATCCCGATATCGCCCTTTGGCTGCTCCTGGCCAACCTTGCCAGGATATTCATCCCCAGCCTGGCGATGATCTTCATCCTGAAGAAGATGCGTTTCGACAGGGACAAAGGCGTGGTCTACGTGGCCCTCTCCACCTGGAGGAATTCCGGTCTAGCCGCGACACTGTGCATCATGATGTTCTCCGTAAGCTATCCCAATGCCCTGCTGCCTGCCGTGCTCTCGCTGATGGTCGAGAACCTGTGGTTCGTGATCATGCAAGGGTCTTTCGACAGACTGTGGCCCGCTCCGAAAACGGAGAAAAACTGA
- a CDS encoding ATP-dependent DNA helicase — translation MQGMFCSRCKSLMPPGSRRCRSCGATLGPGDISIQSSLDGIGPKKTSVEYVQEENKEAPYLPYKPRGCQMDIISDIRIALDEGRHIIIESGTGTGKTIVSLAAGLEHANKTGKKIVYLTRTISQSDQVMRELKAISRIKNVSGLTITGRNKSCPLFRGTKDYENLSPKVLSMMCEEKRSKSIKGSAGGCRYFDRIKTEIDNVENYVLNNFPTSDELDRYCEKIGVCPYEMKKQLMKKFDVVAVPYVHILSTDIRTTLMANLGLEESPESMLLIVDEAHNLVDAARDQESFTITKDLVDNAIDECSTMKGNPTVWMEVELKDFLSFFKNCIRNVATEKLGLNEKEVVLNDDYIEQRMMKKFGMRSQDLDAAIERVMDYGEARTELLMEQGDNRVSEIQTLGIAMKDWCSSASDRFVRSLKIDQDGEFLSAKCIDPAEISVFLNSIPGAIHMSGTLQPLDQYARVLGIRGNPRFRMYPSPFPPENRSVLYVNDVTTQQKEMQKDPGMQNRIERYITMLCNSVDKNTLVFFTSYSFMRSMRPYLEMHINKRLYWEESRNQRKTMENLAAFRNGRDGVFFSVMGGSVAEGMDFPGDELCYAIIVGIPYPPPSTELKAMSAMFDQRYGAGKGWIYTSEVPALRKMKQAIGRLIRTETDRGMAVILDNRASRYVKQLEAKLSDDPAGDAARFFR, via the coding sequence ATGCAAGGGATGTTCTGCAGCAGATGCAAGAGTTTAATGCCTCCTGGCAGCCGTAGATGCAGGTCCTGCGGAGCCACCCTGGGTCCGGGAGATATCAGCATCCAGTCATCCCTTGACGGCATCGGCCCGAAGAAGACCTCCGTTGAATACGTTCAGGAAGAGAACAAGGAGGCTCCCTACCTCCCTTACAAGCCTCGCGGATGCCAGATGGATATCATATCCGATATTCGCATCGCATTGGACGAGGGAAGGCACATCATAATCGAATCCGGCACAGGCACAGGAAAGACTATTGTATCCCTCGCCGCGGGCCTGGAGCATGCCAATAAAACAGGGAAGAAGATCGTCTATCTCACAAGGACGATCTCGCAGAGCGATCAGGTCATGAGAGAGCTCAAGGCCATATCGCGCATCAAGAACGTATCCGGACTCACGATCACCGGCCGTAACAAATCCTGCCCTCTGTTCAGAGGTACGAAGGACTATGAGAATCTCTCGCCAAAGGTTCTATCCATGATGTGCGAGGAGAAGCGCTCCAAGAGCATCAAGGGATCCGCAGGCGGATGCCGCTACTTCGACAGGATCAAGACTGAGATCGATAACGTAGAGAACTACGTCCTGAACAACTTCCCCACATCTGACGAACTGGACAGGTACTGCGAGAAGATAGGTGTCTGCCCATATGAGATGAAGAAACAGCTCATGAAGAAGTTCGACGTCGTAGCTGTTCCTTACGTCCATATCCTTTCCACGGACATCCGTACTACCCTCATGGCCAATCTCGGCCTCGAGGAGAGTCCGGAGAGCATGCTGCTGATAGTCGACGAGGCCCATAACCTCGTGGATGCGGCAAGGGATCAGGAGAGCTTCACGATAACCAAGGACCTGGTGGACAACGCCATAGACGAATGCTCCACCATGAAGGGCAACCCGACCGTTTGGATGGAGGTCGAACTGAAGGATTTCCTATCCTTCTTCAAGAACTGCATTCGCAATGTCGCCACAGAGAAGCTCGGCCTCAACGAGAAGGAGGTCGTTCTGAACGACGACTACATCGAGCAGCGCATGATGAAGAAGTTCGGGATGAGGTCTCAGGACCTTGATGCGGCCATCGAGAGGGTGATGGACTATGGTGAGGCCAGGACAGAGCTCCTTATGGAGCAGGGTGATAACAGGGTCTCCGAGATACAGACTCTGGGCATAGCCATGAAGGACTGGTGCTCCTCGGCTTCAGACAGGTTCGTGAGGTCCCTTAAGATAGATCAGGACGGCGAGTTCCTTAGCGCCAAGTGCATCGATCCCGCAGAGATTTCTGTCTTCCTGAACAGCATCCCTGGGGCTATCCATATGTCCGGAACTCTGCAGCCGTTGGACCAATACGCTAGGGTTCTCGGTATCAGGGGGAACCCGAGGTTCAGGATGTACCCCTCGCCCTTCCCGCCCGAGAACAGATCAGTGCTCTATGTGAACGATGTCACGACTCAGCAGAAGGAGATGCAGAAGGACCCTGGGATGCAGAACCGCATAGAACGTTACATCACGATGCTCTGCAACTCCGTCGACAAGAACACCTTGGTGTTCTTCACATCCTACTCGTTCATGCGCAGCATGCGCCCCTATCTGGAGATGCATATCAACAAGAGGCTCTACTGGGAGGAGTCCCGCAACCAGCGCAAGACCATGGAGAATTTAGCTGCGTTCCGCAACGGCCGCGACGGAGTTTTCTTCTCGGTCATGGGCGGATCGGTCGCAGAGGGCATGGATTTCCCCGGCGACGAGCTATGCTACGCCATCATTGTCGGAATCCCCTATCCTCCCCCGTCTACCGAGCTTAAAGCCATGTCGGCGATGTTCGATCAGAGATATGGAGCAGGCAAAGGTTGGATATACACAAGCGAAGTTCCGGCTCTCAGGAAGATGAAGCAGGCGATCGGCCGTTTGATAAGGACGGAGACCGACCGCGGAATGGCAGTGATCCTAGACAACAGGGCATCCAGATACGTCAAGCAGCTGGAGGCCAAGCTAAGCGATGATCCTGCCGGAGATGCAGCGAGGTTCTTCAGATGA
- a CDS encoding pyridoxamine kinase, whose product MSHGRMLAVHDISCVGRCSLTVALPIISSIGIECSVLPTAVLSTHTGGFQGFTYRDLTEDIHPIQEHWRSLGLDFDAFYTGFLGSFEQIDLVCDLLDKLSNKRTTAYVDPVMGDKGNLYSVFDMEFPKEMRKLCERADVLMPNLTELSFLLGQEYKDGPYEWGYIESMLNAAEVFGLKKIVITGVSFEPGKVGAVFKDYDTGETGQVMRDMIEGYYHGTGDVFSSALVGALESGIGLKDSVRIAVDYTVGSIKRTYYSGADVRYGVDFEQGIGQYVRQVEVLRNGPEFMKATSNMEISRVAGLAARIWPEAYDGIVEDEQIDYMVTTMQCYDAIKEQISDGYSYYIIRSEGNDIGYLGIHPDDGGMFLSKFYIDGQHRGMGLSSRSIAFLKQLCTKQDIHRIHLTVKRDNYRAIEAYKHMGFSISASIDKPIGNGFEMNDYIMELLF is encoded by the coding sequence ATGTCCCACGGTAGAATGTTGGCTGTGCACGATATATCATGCGTCGGCAGGTGCTCGTTGACCGTAGCCTTGCCCATCATATCGTCAATTGGTATCGAATGCTCTGTGCTGCCCACCGCAGTCCTCTCAACCCATACGGGAGGATTCCAGGGTTTCACCTACCGTGATCTGACCGAGGACATACACCCCATCCAGGAGCATTGGAGATCCTTGGGATTGGATTTCGATGCATTCTACACCGGTTTCCTCGGGTCATTCGAGCAGATTGACCTTGTCTGCGATCTGCTGGACAAGCTTTCCAACAAGAGGACCACGGCCTATGTCGACCCCGTCATGGGCGACAAGGGGAACCTGTACTCCGTGTTCGACATGGAATTTCCCAAGGAGATGAGGAAACTCTGCGAGAGAGCGGATGTCCTCATGCCCAACCTTACAGAGCTGTCTTTCCTCCTGGGCCAGGAGTACAAGGACGGGCCTTATGAATGGGGATACATCGAATCCATGCTGAATGCTGCTGAGGTCTTCGGACTGAAGAAGATCGTAATCACCGGTGTAAGCTTCGAGCCGGGAAAGGTCGGCGCAGTCTTCAAGGACTACGATACAGGGGAGACTGGGCAGGTCATGAGGGACATGATAGAAGGCTACTACCACGGCACCGGCGATGTGTTCAGCTCAGCACTGGTAGGGGCACTCGAATCGGGCATAGGCCTGAAGGATTCCGTCCGCATAGCCGTCGATTACACCGTAGGTTCCATCAAAAGGACCTATTACTCCGGTGCAGACGTCAGGTACGGAGTCGATTTCGAACAGGGCATCGGACAGTATGTACGCCAGGTGGAGGTCCTTAGGAACGGACCGGAATTTATGAAGGCTACCTCAAACATGGAGATATCCCGTGTGGCTGGACTGGCCGCCAGGATTTGGCCGGAGGCCTATGACGGGATTGTAGAAGATGAGCAGATAGACTACATGGTCACGACCATGCAGTGCTACGATGCCATCAAAGAGCAGATCTCCGACGGATACTCATACTACATCATCCGCAGCGAGGGCAACGATATCGGCTATCTCGGGATCCATCCCGATGATGGTGGCATGTTCCTGTCCAAGTTCTACATCGACGGCCAGCACAGGGGAATGGGATTGTCATCGAGATCCATAGCTTTCCTGAAGCAGCTCTGCACGAAGCAGGACATCCACAGGATCCACCTCACCGTCAAGCGCGACAACTACCGCGCCATCGAGGCCTACAAGCACATGGGATTCAGCATAAGCGCATCCATCGACAAGCCGATAGGCAACGGTTTCGAGATGAACGATTACATAATGGAACTCTTATTCTGA
- a CDS encoding YgiQ family radical SAM protein, whose protein sequence is MFIPTTREEVAKRGWDALDVVIVSGDTYTDNSYNGAALIGHWLIYNGFRVGIIAQPRIDAPDDITRLGLPELYWSVSAGCVDSMVANYTAVNKFRKDDDFTPGGVNNRRPDRACIAYTNLIKKYAKGKPIILGGIEASLRRVAHYDYWSDSVRRSVLFDSKADAITYGMTELSNLAIANAMKDGADWKGINGVCYASNTAPEGYLEMPSYEECSKDHKAFNQAFSLFRDNCDPITAKGLVQKHGDRYLVQNPPSRLLTTEELDTIYGLDFEDEVHPYYLKDGPVKAMDTIKNSITTHRGCYGDCSFCAIAVHQGRTVVSRSEESILNEAKGFASKPDFNGVIRDVGGPTANMYGIECRQKLRIGACKDKSCLGDKPCPKLCIDHGKQVQLLRDIRSIPGVKRVFVGSGIRYDMILADEKNGERYLENLVRHHVSGQMKIAPEHVSRRVLKTMGKPGPEKLTEFKDRFDKCTARCGKELFLTYYFIAAHPGCRNEDMEELSRFCHSRLKTNPEQVQIFTPTPSTASTSMYHTGEDLEGHRVFSEHSIKGKQAQKRILVRDKDA, encoded by the coding sequence ATGTTCATTCCAACGACCAGGGAGGAGGTCGCCAAGAGGGGATGGGACGCATTGGACGTCGTCATCGTCTCAGGGGACACCTACACCGACAACTCGTACAACGGCGCTGCGCTGATAGGCCATTGGCTGATCTATAACGGTTTCAGGGTCGGCATCATAGCCCAGCCGAGGATCGATGCCCCCGATGACATCACCCGTTTGGGTTTACCTGAGTTGTATTGGTCGGTTTCCGCCGGATGCGTGGATTCCATGGTCGCCAACTACACCGCAGTGAACAAGTTCCGCAAGGACGATGACTTCACTCCTGGAGGCGTGAACAACAGGCGTCCTGACAGGGCATGTATCGCATATACAAATCTCATCAAGAAGTACGCCAAGGGCAAGCCCATAATCCTCGGCGGCATAGAGGCCAGTCTGAGAAGGGTCGCCCATTACGATTATTGGTCCGATTCTGTCAGGAGATCGGTTCTGTTCGATTCCAAAGCTGATGCGATAACCTACGGAATGACAGAGCTCAGCAATCTGGCCATCGCTAATGCCATGAAGGACGGAGCGGATTGGAAGGGGATCAACGGTGTATGCTATGCATCGAATACCGCTCCTGAGGGATATCTGGAGATGCCCTCGTATGAGGAGTGTTCAAAGGATCACAAGGCCTTCAACCAAGCCTTCAGTCTGTTCAGGGACAACTGCGATCCTATAACCGCCAAAGGTCTTGTTCAGAAGCACGGCGACCGTTATCTGGTGCAGAATCCGCCGTCAAGGCTGCTTACCACAGAGGAACTGGACACCATCTATGGATTGGATTTCGAGGACGAGGTGCACCCATACTATCTGAAGGACGGCCCGGTGAAGGCGATGGACACGATCAAGAACTCCATCACCACCCACAGAGGATGCTACGGCGATTGCTCCTTCTGTGCTATCGCGGTGCATCAGGGACGCACAGTCGTATCCCGTTCTGAGGAATCCATACTGAACGAGGCCAAAGGCTTCGCCTCCAAGCCAGATTTCAACGGCGTCATAAGGGATGTCGGAGGACCGACAGCCAACATGTACGGCATAGAATGCCGTCAGAAGCTCCGCATAGGCGCATGCAAGGACAAGTCATGCCTAGGTGACAAACCATGCCCCAAGCTCTGCATAGACCACGGAAAACAGGTGCAGTTGCTAAGGGATATCAGATCCATCCCAGGAGTGAAACGCGTCTTCGTGGGATCCGGTATCCGTTACGACATGATCCTTGCAGACGAGAAGAACGGTGAGAGGTATCTCGAGAATCTCGTCAGGCATCATGTATCCGGTCAGATGAAGATCGCCCCGGAGCATGTTAGCAGAAGGGTTTTGAAGACGATGGGCAAACCTGGGCCAGAGAAGCTTACGGAGTTCAAGGACAGGTTTGACAAGTGCACCGCCAGATGCGGGAAGGAGCTGTTCCTGACCTATTACTTCATTGCTGCGCATCCAGGTTGCAGGAACGAGGACATGGAGGAGCTCTCGAGATTCTGCCATAGCAGGCTCAAGACCAATCCTGAGCAGGTGCAGATATTCACTCCCACGCCTTCAACGGCCTCCACCTCGATGTATCATACCGGAGAGGATCTGGAGGGGCACAGGGTTTTCTCGGAGCATTCGATCAAGGGCAAGCAGGCCCAGAAGAGGATACTCGTGAGGGATAAGGATGCGTGA